The genomic stretch CCAGGAAAAAGGCTATTGGATCGGGTTCCATTTTGACCCTTTGATTAATTATGACAATTGGGAAAAGGAATATGGTGAAGTAATTGAAAAGATTTTTCAACATGTAAATTCCATCCGGATAGCATGGATCAGTTTGGGGGCGCTTCGTTTCGTTTCCGGTATGGAAGAAAATATTAAGAAAAAAGCCCCGGCCACAAAAATTATCTATGGCGAGCTGATACCGGGGCTGGACAACAAGATGCGGTATTTTAAACCTATCAGAATCGAAATGTTCAAAAAGCTGGCGGATAAAATCAAAAAATTTGATAAGGGTATTCCTGTTTATCTTTGCATGGAAAGCCCGGAGGTCTGGGAAAAAACGCTTGGCTGGAGGCCAAAAAATAATGTTGAAATTGATAATTTTGTAGGGGCAAGGTTTCCTCGTCCCATCTAAATGCTGCACAAAGGCGGGTAACCCCGCTCCTATGAAAGTAAAATAACACCGAGTATTACGAGTATTGTACCTGATATTTTTTTGATTGTCACGGGCTCGCTTAGAAGAATTGTCGAGAAAATAAAAGCGAAAAGCGGATAACTTCCGGCTACCGGCACGACCCTTGATGCCTCCCAGTTTTGAAGTGCCTTGAAATATGTCCACTGGCCGATAAGCCCGGCTAATATTCCCGCCAGCGCGATGAAGAAAATAGTTTTTAAATCAAGGGTGAAAGGCTGTGTGGTTTTTTTGCTGTAAAGTAAAAGGGAAAAAGCGAAAACGCTGACTGTAAAACTTCGTACAGTAACAGCAACAATCGGTGACGCCTTTGTCATTGCTATTTTATCACAGATTGCCGCTGATGCCCAGATAAGCGCGGTAACCAGGGAATATATAAAACCGGCTGATTTCATTTTTTCTGTCTCCCGTTTTTCTCCAAACCTCTTTCCCAGGGTTCGAACCAGAATATACTTATAATACTTTCAAATATCGGCTGAGAGCCACTTGTAGCTCAGTGTTGGATTCGTCACCCTTCGCCAAGGCTTCGGGTGGTAGCACTAACGGGGTTCGAACCCGTGTCCCCGCCTTGAGAGGGCGGTGTCCTAGACCACTAGACGATAGCGCCGGCAATAGTTATAAGTTTCAAGTTGTAAGTGTTAAGTTTATAAAGCGGAATTATAGCTTAATTGCTTTTTATCGTCAATAAGTTTTATGTTTTGATATAAATCATATCCGATATATTTTTTTCTCCGTAACAATGATCTTTACCGGAAAGTCGTGTTCTTCGCGCGGGATTTGGGGGAAGATTTGTTCTTCAAATAAAATAAGAACGGGAATAAATGTTTTATTGGTTTTAGATAATCTTTCAAGAAATCTGTCGTAAAAACCGGCCTTAAGACCGTATCTCGCGCCTTTCAGGTCTCCTGCAGTGCCCGGGAGTATCACTATTTCTAATTTTGACAGGTCACTTTGCAGATTATAATCTTCTTTAGGCTCCGGTATGCCATATTTTTCATCAAAATATTTTTTATCGGGCGGAAAGGCAGGCAGTTTATGAAGTGTCAGTGTTTTTTTCCGCCAGTTTGAACGCGGGACATAAATATTTTTATTTTGTTCTAACGCCCATGAGATAAATTGATTTGTTCCTGCTTCTTTTTTTTCGTCCGAAGAAAGATAGCAAAATATCTCAGAAGAATTTT from bacterium encodes the following:
- a CDS encoding EamA family transporter; translated protein: MKSAGFIYSLVTALIWASAAICDKIAMTKASPIVAVTVRSFTVSVFAFSLLLYSKKTTQPFTLDLKTIFFIALAGILAGLIGQWTYFKALQNWEASRVVPVAGSYPLFAFIFSTILLSEPVTIKKISGTILVILGVILLS
- a CDS encoding 5-formyltetrahydrofolate cyclo-ligase; translation: MNIKTLPLTKSTFRQKGLEAREKLSRSQIEEKNRKITQHLTTLPEIKNSSEIFCYLSSDEKKEAGTNQFISWALEQNKNIYVPRSNWRKKTLTLHKLPAFPPDKKYFDEKYGIPEPKEDYNLQSDLSKLEIVILPGTAGDLKGARYGLKAGFYDRFLERLSKTNKTFIPVLILFEEQIFPQIPREEHDFPVKIIVTEKKIYRI